In one Plasmodium reichenowi strain SY57 chromosome 7, whole genome shotgun sequence genomic region, the following are encoded:
- a CDS encoding hypothetical protein (conserved Plasmodium protein, unknown function), translated as MDICISHLYNRQIKKNILQDLFYKLENYDNEDFLCFDVNSSGNVLVVSTKNKFYFFHIITGTLLYEYCYYNEEEKIERKSDISDEKLTIQENYPRCQINYDEHNKKDEEREKNVSTYEGDELEGEYVNVKNGTIIDYKNCEINNSDQMVCTTTTTTTNNNNNINNINNIINNNCDEVIYHNSCSNKSNNNEEIICLNNNIGDINFNKGEHTFNINMHNYNNKSKVELKEEDEEEDEEEEEEKEGERQEEGQAKGQAEGQAKGQAEGQAKGQAKGQAEGQTEGQAEGQTEGQAKGQAEGQAEGQAEGQAKGSIKKNSDIQINDEDIKNYKTIEDNFKENKICSANNKNPLLNNKRKFSKLKSTNMKKPKKKYKYKHKNSYNKNMNIDDKNNVKNKNNDINYYKRNTMDDCCDENKYIKKMLFIKNDKYLLCISKRYIHIYKINKYPIKRIIYLDLLYLCCGIETIISKKLFLPCFFSEYFYSLYKENENDTKNEENKICNEKCTDVFPNQHMENCEDMKSVPYIKDYDNIKMGDKKEYKKVAISKETNKKDSFNMMEGKENSHLDIFKNYYNLYNSLNFTKVRNFDICEIKFMNLQKKKIRWTNKKVNNNINDYADNHINNHMENHINNHMDNHINNHMDNHINNHMDNHTDNHINNHMDNRTDNHMDNHTDNHMDNRTDNHMDNRTDNHMPCEQCNRNSYEEKTIYIIDMILCLKEQIPYLSRIYIYENMQVQNNNNSLNTFCEIFMNNYIVDIDNTFPLISIDQMNDIIQENVKEKYLHVKKNAVLYSQQNINIMDRICYPNMGVENVGRYNKNKENANVQENNNNNNNKNKNYGADNNNNNNKKNNNYNNNDDDVRSYNNLLGCNNFIDKNMCDNKEGKKESEKGTNSTSNNTKNDLNIHVKKDRNNNIYYEKDNNYMINIYEKFEKNRKHLKKLLNTNFPVCIYKKICKRRSKELPTALNIYDSLDMLLKMNSQKENDASEIDEDIKEINEQEIDKMVPMNEEKNIFKKFKDHFVIDYSGRVNNNSFTYPSILLRNKNALKNLNRNVNVDKYKRYIFLGIHSFLFAFELYFVKGKNKGKEIEKKNKKGQHEYGYEEHECGDEEHEHGDEEHECGDEEHEHGDEEHEHGDEEHEYGDEEHECGDEEHECGDEEHEYSDEEHECGDEEHECGDEEHEYGDEEHEYSDEEHEYHKEQHNNINGSHMGTHANSSNLFPNNNYVYKKLEHMKKEIYNIKNKFFSIIRKNRCEKSIKIKYLFKIYLGVTTPLEIVMREKGNILSIRTCDKVFLFKVNYKYNIYDCNILDGHNKMFSSCICEKNENIKEYNNMNILDSNYNNVDNIINNKSHHNNKRRRYIFSSIDEIRSYHTIHNPIQKEIYELCCFSDDIYQSYLLVITLRSGVHTLYIYNLKNIDLQNAVKVNISAYKGFKQIKWTKCYDMLISLSNIGNNILVLKNKHLNNWSFFISDFELIDSNIEVIEDDNEFDIIENIQPKHKNMEDNIWKYIIIYLNLFIKNNVFIQNLVHPSSLFPILYTGYYINSPKYFFYNLSYDLTKQNFLTYHSDDEVDKCSKPKYVKDRDNCNEFVNIKEHVESYTNTYKEIYTNINEEMNHMEKVNLQIKDNSNNIELITTSMKYYLYYKNIINFSI; from the coding sequence atgGATATATGTATAAGTCATCTTTATAATAgacaaataaaaaaaaacattttacaggatttattttacaaattagagaattatgataatgaggattttttatgttttgATGTAAATTCGAGTGGAAATGTTTTAGTTGTGAGTACGAAAAATaagttttattttttccatataataacaggtacattattatatgagtattgttattataatgagGAAGAAAAGATAGAAAGGAAATCGGATATTTCTGATGAAAAATTAACTATTCAGGAGAATTATCCACGTTGTCAGATAAATTATGatgaacataataaaaaggatgAAGAGCgagaaaaaaatgtgaGTACATATGAAGGTGATGAGTTGGAAGGCGAATATGTTAATGTGAAAAATGGAACAATCATagattataaaaattgtgaaataaataatagtGATCAAATGGTATGTACTACCACTACTACGACTAcgaataataataataatataaataatataaataatattattaataataattgtgATGAAGTGATTTATCATAATAGTTGTAGTAATAAgagtaataataatgaagaaataatatgtcttaataataatataggtgacataaattttaataaaggGGAACatacttttaatataaatatgcacaattataataataaatcaaaagTAGAACTTAAAGAAGAGGACGAAGAAGAGGAcgaagaagaagaagaagaaaaagagGGAGAGAGACAGGAAGAGGGACAGGCAAAGGGACAGGCAGAGGGACAGGCAAAGGGACAGGCAGAGGGACAGGCAAAGGGACAGGCAAAGGGACAGGCAGAGGGACAGACAGAGGGACAGGCAGAGGGACAGACAGAGGGACAGGCAAAGGGACAGGCAGAGGGACAGGCAGAAGGACAGGCAGAGGGACAAGCAAAGGGaagtattaaaaaaaatagcGATATCCAAATTAATGatgaagatataaaaaattataaaacaaTTGAAGATAATTttaaggaaaataaaatttgttctgcgaataataaaaatcctcttttgaataataaaaggaagttttctaaattaaaaagtacgaatatgaaaaaaccaaaaaagaaatataaatataagcataaaaattcatataataaaaatatgaatatagatgataagaataatgtaaagaataaaaataatgatattaattattataaaagaaatacaATGGACGATTGTTgtgatgaaaataaatatattaaaaagatgttatttataaaaaatgataaatatttattatgtatatcaaaaagatatattcatatttataaaataaataaatatccAATAAAgagaataatatatttggatttattatatttatgttgTGGAATTGAAACTATAATATCtaagaaattatttttgCCTTGTTTCTTTTctgaatatttttattctttatataaagaaaatgaaaatgatacAAAGAATgaggaaaataaaatatgtaatgAGAAATGTACAGATGTATTTCCCAATCAGCATATGGAAAATTGCGAAGATATGAAGAGTGTtccatatataaaagattatgataatataaaaatgggtgataaaaaagaatataaaaaggtAGCTATTTCAAAAGAGacaaataaaaaggataGTTTTAATATGATGgaaggaaaagaaaatagtcatttagatatttttaaaaattattacaatttatataacaGTTTGAATTTTACAAAAGTACGAAACTTTGATATATgtgaaataaaatttatgaatttacaaaagaagaaaataaggtggacaaataaaaaggtgaataataatataaatgattatGCGGATAAccatataaataatcatatggaaaatcatataaataatcatatggataatcatataaataatcatatggataatcatataaataatcatatgGATAATCATACtgataatcatataaataatcatatgGATAATCGTACTGACAATCATATGGATAATCATACTGACAATCATATGGATAATCGTACTGACAATCATATGGATAATCGTACTGATAATCATATGCCATGTGAACAGTGTAATAGAAATTCTTATGAGgaaaaaacaatatatataatagataTGATATTATGTCTTAAAGAACAAATACCATATTTGAGcagaatatatatatatgaaaatatgcaagtacaaaataataataattctttaaatacattttgtgaaatatttatgaataattatattgtaGACATCGATAACACGTTTCCTTTAATATCGATTGATCAAATGAATGATATTATCCAAGAAAATGTAAAAGAAAAGTATTTACATGTGAAGAAAAACGCTGTTTTATATTCtcaacaaaatataaatattatggATAGGATATGTTATCCTAATATGGGTGTAGAGAATGTTGGAAGGTACAATAagaataaagaaaatgCAAACGTtcaagaaaataataataataataataataaaaataaaaattatggtgctgacaacaacaataataataataagaagaataataattataataataatgatgatgatgtTCGTTcgtataataatttattaggatgtaataattttattgataaaaatatgtgtGATAATAAAGAGGGTAAAAAAGAAAGTGAGAAAGGAACAAATTCTACTTCAAATAATACtaaaaatgatttaaatattcatgTAAAAAAGGACaggaataataatatttattatgaaaaagacaataattatatgattaatatatatgaaaagtTTGAAAAGAATCGGAAACATctaaagaaattattaaacACAAATTTCCCCgtttgtatttataaaaaaatttgtaaAAGAAGATCAAAGGAATTACCAACAGctttaaatatttatgacAGTCTGGATATGTTACTAAAAATGAATAGCCAAAAGGAAAATGATGCAAGTGAAATTGATgaagatataaaagaaataaatgaaCAAGAAATTGATAAAATGGTACCAAtgaatgaagaaaaaaatatttttaaaaaattcaagGATCATTTTGTTATTGATTATTCTGGTAGggtaaataataatagtttTACTTATCCAAGTATATTActaagaaataaaaatgccttaaaaaatttaaacaGAAATGTTAATGTTGATAAGTATAAGCggtatatatttttaggTATCCATTCATTCCTCTTTGCTtttgaattatattttgtaaaaggaaaaaataaaggaaaagaaatagaaaaaaaaaacaaaaaaggGCAACATGAATATGGCTATGAAGAACACGAATGTGGTGATGAAGAACATGAACATGGTGATGAAGAACACGAATGTGGTGATGAAGAACATGAACATGGTGATGAAGAACATGAACATGGTGATGAAGAACATGAATATGGTGATGAAGAACATGAATGTGGTGATGAAGAACATGAATGTGGTGATGAAGAACATGAATATAGTGATGAAGAACATGAATGTGGTGATGAAGAACATGAATGTGGTGATGAAGAACACGAATATGGTGATGAAGAACATGAATATAGTGATGAAGAACATGAATATCATAAAGAacaacataataatattaatggGTCCCATATGGGTACCCATGCAAATTCGTCTAACCTATTtccaaataataattatgtttataaaaagttagaacatatgaaaaaggagatatataatataaagaataaatttttttcaataataAGAAAGAACCGTTGTGAGAAAAgcataaaaataaaatacttatttaaaatatatttaggTGTAACAACCCCTTTAGAAATTGTTATGAgagaaaaaggaaatatacTGAGTATAAGAACTTGTGATAAggtatttttatttaaagttaattataagtataatatttatgattGTAATATTTTGGATGGTCATAACAAAATGTTTTCATCATGCATatgtgaaaaaaatgaaaatataaaagaatataataatatgaatatattggatagtaattataataatgtggataatattataaataataaaagtcatcataataataaaagaaggAGGTATATATTTAGTTCCATTGATGAAATACGATCATATCATACCATTCATAATCCGAtacaaaaagaaatatatgaattatgTTGTTTTAGTGATGATATTTATCAATCCTATTTACTTGTAATAACATTAAGATCAGGAGTAcatacattatatatttataatttaaaaaatattgattTACAGAATGCTGTTAAGGTTAATATTTCTGCGTATAAAGGatttaaacaaataaaatggACTAAATGTTATGACATGTTAATATCTTTATCAAATATAGGAAATAACATATtagtattaaaaaataaacatttaaataactggagtttttttatttctgATTTTGAATTAATAGATTCGAATATTGAAGTTATTGAAGATGATAACGAATTTGatataatagaaaatatCCAACCgaaacataaaaatatggaagataatatatggaaatatataattatatatttaaatttatttattaaaaataatgtatttattCAAAATTTAGTGCATCCATCTTCTCTTTTTCCTATTTTATATACAggttattatattaatagtcctaagtattttttttataacttATCTTATGATTtaacaaaacaaaattttttaacCTATCATTCAGATGATGAGGTTGATAAATGTAGTAAACCAAAATATGTAAAGGATAGAGATAATTGTAATGAATTTGTTAATATAAAGGAACATGTGGAATCATATACGAATACATacaaagaaatatatacaaatataaatgaagagATGAATCATATGGAAAAGGTAAATTTACAAATTAAAGAcaattcaaataatattgaatTAATAACAACCTctatgaaatattatttgtattacaaaaatattattaactTTTCAATATGA
- a CDS encoding hypothetical protein (conserved Plasmodium protein, unknown function) gives MFILKRAFSRFINHNTSRKSVRKSLHKNVAQYKYNSTNNNVMDQNKNNRISRPQRAGGLLNTFYESFIYGCGFFLSNRLLDQIFGPRTYDTYINNNEDNFNNEPTNNYSNDNMNTYSSEHIGNNDPTIDDNDFQQDIGLDDDTFDF, from the coding sequence atgttcatTTTGAAAAGGGCCTTTTCCAGATTTATTAACCACAATACATCAAGAAAGAGTGTAAGGAAAAGtttacataaaaatgtagcacaatataaatataattcaaCAAATAACAATGTTATGGATcagaataaaaataacagAATAAGTAGACCACAAAGAGCAGGAGGTTTGCTCAATACATTTTATGAAAGTTTTATATATGGTTGTGGgttttttttaagtaaTAGATTACTAGATCAAATATTTGGTCCACGTACTTATGATACctatataaacaataatgaagataattttaataatgaaccgacaaataattattccaatgataatatgaatacaTATTCAAGTGAACATATTGGTAATAATGACCCAACTattgatgataatgattTTCAACAAGATATTGGTCTGGATGACGACACGTTTGATTTTTAA
- a CDS encoding hypothetical protein (conserved Plasmodium protein, unknown function), protein MLASCFYSFYGKYIHMNPYIISSKIIKNGKLFSTKKVPIILIESVKDIKNMINHIETIYSNNSNNNNNNNKEKREKGFSNFEKNKIGIIYLDKNCEKIYNLWKYYDLKNENITKEKNNVNEYKTYHHNDYNRNNKLNHIFKFCSNDDGDMNIMKRNVIGIYVPVERNIFSTKINYFYLFNNLKELTKGKLYYEMYFILPHCTFFFSFVSIYKELIYYKKLITFFKKCYKQNKKKNKMKKKNNKRRNISHICNTNKIINNKNKILINLYCKKEKDLKKEIKLYLEKIFFNTLYTKVIYEDSIELSSFLYNFLEINSKNVIDLQYLYQCVISLYNLKILKHDIFATSFVLYPDLYNNILTYEYKEKRGEYKKNESNNNIINKSKENYRDVNNNPPIIIQDGDNSLNKSTHHNIKDKIMNNNLKQVYPDEYFMCRIKKKCVSIYNNNDTNELSNFERQLLHIMYLFPCASKLLIKYKDVEGYHISFKINDILKRYRLLNCIINKFIMNKNKVNDNVNNKEEKKMEENVICEGGHKERATINNELNVHNKEFIQDCNNSNGYYNKSFDDFNEASDNFNKSFDDFNEASDNFNKSFDHSNKSSDHSNQSSDYSNKSPEANKQPHIHCNQSLDNYASYQDKLILSLCKQIHIKEDILYEHNLIIGKHIYAYIYEINNTSQNIVFRFNFNLKDIIFENVICSKNSYDEEDKEENIKTLNGYLQNIYENMFLDDIIIEQRNEHIYNYKNNILVGLLHDKENNFHYFSDKNVGDIVLCTVCNISSCGKYIYIERFDTKNLIYIFRKGKYVNLEKNYNYDDINEINEDMLKEIM, encoded by the coding sequence atgCTGGCGTCGTGTTTTTATTCATTCTATGGAAAATATATCCATATGAATCCCTACATAATAAGTTCCAAAATAATTAAGAATGGTAAGTTGTTTAGTACAAAAAAGGTACCTATCATATTAATCGAGAGTGTAAAAGATATTAAGAATATGATTAATCATATCGAAACTATTTATTctaataatagtaataataataataataataataaagaaaaaagagaaaaaggtttttctaattttgaaaaaaataaaattggaattatttatttggATAAGAATTGtgaaaaaatttataatttgtggaaatattatgatttaaaaaatgaaaatataacaaaagaGAAGAATAATGTAAATGAGTATAAGACATATCATcataatgattataatagaaataataaattgaatcatatatttaaattttgttCAAATGATGATGGtgatatgaatattatgaaaagaAATGTAATAGGTATTTATGTTCCTGTtgaaagaaatatattttctacaaaaattaattatttttatctttttaataatttgaaAGAACTAACGAAAggtaaattatattatgaaatgtattttattttaccACATTGTacattctttttttcattcgtttctatttataaagaattaatatattataagaaactcattacattttttaagaaATGTTATAAgcaaaataaaaaaaaaaataagatgaagaaaaagaataacaaaagaagaaatatatcacatatatgtaatacaaataaaataattaataataaaaataaaattttaataaatttatattgtaaaaaggaaaaggatttaaaaaaagaaattaaattatatcttgaaaaaattttttttaacacattatatacaaaagtTATTTATGAAGACTCTATTGAATTATcttcctttttatataattttttagaaataaattcaaaaaatgttattgacttacaatatttatatcaatgtgttatatcattatataatttaaagaTTTTAAAACATGATATTTTTGCCACATCCTTTGTTTTATATCCTgatttgtataataatatattaacgTATGAATATAAAGAGAAAAGGGgagaatataaaaaaaatgaatcaaataataatatcattaaTAAATCTAAAGAAAACTATAGAGACGTAAATAATAATCCACCTATAATTATTCAAGATGGTGATaattcattaaataaatcaactcatcataatattaaagataaaattatgaataataatttaaaacaGGTGTATCCAgatgaatattttatgtgcagaattaaaaaaaaatgtgtctccatatataataataatgatacGAATGAATTATCAAATTTCGAAAGGCAGCTGTTACATATTATGTACCTTTTTCCATGTGCTTCAAAATTattgataaaatataaagatgTAGAAGGATATCATATTAGTTTTAAGATTAATgacatattaaaaagatatCGCTTATTGAAttgtataataaataaatttattatgaataaaaataaagtcAATGATAACGTGAATAATAAGgaggaaaagaaaatggAAGAAAATGTAATATGTGAAGGAGGGCATAAAGAAAGGGCAActattaataatgaattGAATGTACATAATAAGGAATTTATACAAGATTGTAATAATTCAAATggatattataataaatcgTTTGATGATTTTAATGAAGCGTCtgataattttaataaatcgTTTGATGATTTTAATGAAGCGTCtgataattttaataaatcgTTTGATCATTCTAATAAATCGTCTGATCATTCTAATCAATCGTCTGATTATTCTAATAAATCCCCTGAAGCTAACAAGCAGCCACATATACATTGTAACCAATCGCTCGATAATTATGCGTCTTACCAAGACAAATTAATCCTTTCGTTGTGTAAGCAAATACATATTAAGGAAGATATCTTATATGAGCACAACTTAATTATTGGTAAACACATATATGCATacatatatgaaataaataatactaGTCAAAATATAGTGTTTCGTTTTAACTTCAATTTGaaagatattatatttgaaaaTGTGATATGTTCAAAAAATTCTTATGATGAGGAAGATAAGgaggaaaatataaaaacattaaatggatatttacaaaatatatacgaaaatatgtttttagatgatattataatagAACAACGGAATGAGCacatttataattataaaaataatatattagtAGGACTATTGCATGAtaaggaaaataattttcattaCTTTTCCGATAAAAATGTTGGAGATATTGTATTGTGTACCGTGTGTAACATTTCTTCATGtggtaaatatatatatatagaacGCTTTGATACCAAAAATcttatatacatttttcGCAAGGGCAAGTATGtaaatttagaaaaaaactataattatgatgatataaatgaaattaatGAAGATATGTTGAAAGAAATAATGTAG